AATCCTGTAAGCGGTGGTGGTTATGACGGTCTTGAAAAAGATAATATAAACTTAAATCAAGGAGCAGAATCAACAGTTTGTTATCTAACTGCAAGATTATTAATGGAAAAATTTGCTTTATCTGAGCCAAAAGTTATACCTTTACTAAAATCAAGAACTGGTATCGCAATAAACTCTTAAAAATATAAATTCCAAATTCCAATTTTAGAATTAGATTTAAACGTTTGGAATTTGGAATTTCAAAAATTAGAAATTTTTTAAAAGCAATAGACTAGCCAAAATTCTATTCAACCCGGAAAATCCCTTTCTTTCTAAGAAAGGGATTTTTTGTTATGTTAAAAAATAAACAAATAAATTTGCCTATCTACTAATAGGTAGTATCTTTGTCAAAAAAATTGCAGGCATGACAACAAGAGAAAATATTGTAGACAAAGCAGATCAATTAATTCGAAATAAAGGCTACAATGCCTTTAGTTTTAAAGATATTTCAAATGATATTGGCATCAAGACAGCTTCAATTCATTATCATTTCCCTACAAAATCAGATCTTGGAGTAGCAACCATCAAAGAACATATCGCCCGATGTGTAGCTTTAAAAGAAAAAGTGGCCAATGAATCGCCTTTAACTCAACTAGAAGCTTTCTTAGAGGTACAGGCACAGATAAAAAGAGAAAATAAAGTCTGTATTGTAGGTTCATTAGCTACTGATTTGAACACTTTAGATGAATCTATAAAAGCAGAACTACAGCAATTTGCCCAAATTGTACTTAACTGGATTACTGAAATTTTAATTGAAGGAAAAAAAATGGGCATATTTGATTTTGATATTCTGCCCAGAACAAAAGCCATAATGAT
The sequence above is a segment of the Flavobacterium sp. genome. Coding sequences within it:
- a CDS encoding TetR/AcrR family transcriptional regulator gives rise to the protein MTTRENIVDKADQLIRNKGYNAFSFKDISNDIGIKTASIHYHFPTKSDLGVATIKEHIARCVALKEKVANESPLTQLEAFLEVQAQIKRENKVCIVGSLATDLNTLDESIKAELQQFAQIVLNWITEILIEGKKMGIFDFDILPRTKAIMIITNMIAIVQLSRLTNDDDFELVRQTILTELRPKK